The Phocoena sinus isolate mPhoSin1 chromosome 12, mPhoSin1.pri, whole genome shotgun sequence genome includes a window with the following:
- the LOC116763284 gene encoding protein LEG1 homolog — protein MAFLPPWACALVGCISVSLAGAFSLSDLYPPLWNESPGQFSDYRVENGKYVIDPWLYSKRMGMYKILVNKTASYFEKFAPDNEQNFLWGLPLQHGWQYTTGRLVDPSRRTDCGYEYGDRLCISVDSWWADINYFLCALPFLAAVDSGIMGISSDQVLLLPPPKDQTKFCLNISSCQSSFPKTMKKWNVLYKHLQSPSSSFDDLLKYLWDAHLSSLKDAYKIFEHRLEYYSKPEADFGRDWCVALDYLAAASFPTTFIQVSGFQKGLPPRVLVDGDKAPFISDFTDFQNTVLLGLNLLHQVDNATDCTPQSCNPCNSPAMSATETSAIYRTGNLTKSEAKGLERHPTVVQPIAGRTQ, from the exons ATGGCTTTCCTTCCTCCTTGGGCCTGTGCACTAGTTGGttgcatttctgtttctttagcaGGAGCTTTCAGTCTCTCAGATCTGTATCCCCCCCTGTGGAATGAGAGTCCTGGTCAGTTCAGTGACTACAGGGTGGAGAATGGAAAGTATGTTATTGATCCCTGGTTATACTCTAAGAGAATGGGGATGTATAAAATCCTCGTGAACAAAACAGccagttattttgaaaaatttgcaCCAGATAATGAACAAAATTTTTTATGGGGATTGCCTTTACAGCATGGCTGGCAATATACTACAG GCAGATTAGTTGATCCCAGCCGAAGGACAGACTGTGGCTATGAATATGGAGATCGTTTGTGCATCTCTGTGGACAGCTGGTGGGCTG ATATAAATTACTTTCTGTGTGCACTACCCTTCCTTGCTGCGGTTGATTCTGGCATAATGGGGATATCATCAGATCAAGTCCTGCTTTTGCCACCACCCAAGGACCAGACAAAGTTTTGTCTTAATATTTCTAGTTGTCAGTCATCCTTTCCTAAGACGATGAAGAAGTGGAATGTCCTTTACAAG CATTTGCAGTCACCTTCTAGTAGCTTTGATGACTTGTTGAAGTACTTGTGGGATGCACATCTCTCATCCTTGAAAGATGCTTACAAAATTTTTGAACATAG GTTAGAATATTATTCTAAACCAGAAGCAGATTTTGGAAGAGATTGGTGTGTGGCTTTGGACTATTTAGCTGCAGCCAGCTTTCCTACAACCTTTATTCAAGTATCTGGGTTCCAGAAGGGCCTGCCACCACGAGTGCTTGTTGATGGGGATAAAGCCCCCTTCATCAGTGACTTTACTGACTTTCAGAACACAGTCCTGCTTGGTCTAAATCTTCTTCACCAAGTGGATAACGCTACAG ACTGCACCCCACAGTCCTGCAATCCTTGCAACAGCCCAGCCATGTCAGCTACAGAGACTTCAGCCATTTACCGGACAGGAAATCTTACGAAGTCAGAGGCAAAGGgcctggagcgacaccccacgGTGGTACAGCCAATAGCCGGCAGGACACAGTAA